TGGCGCGTATCTAGGGAAAGCATGGAGGCATGGAGCCCGTAGAGTTTTGCAAAGGAGGGACGTTCCGCATCGAGTTCTTTGTTAAATTCGTCCACAATCTCATTAATTTCAACCCCGCGCCGATAGGCATTTACCGTGTTATACTCTTCTTGCTCAAGGGCAATTTGAGCTTCCAACTCATTGACGCGCCACAAAATATATCGGGCATTGGGGTCGGTTTCTGCCTTCTCACGTAGGCGTTGAGCAGCTTGTCGTGCTTGCTGTATTGCCTCTTTTTGGCTGGTAGAACTTCCGCCGGCCCGGCGATCCGCAGCGATAAAGCGATAGTAGGCTCTCTGGATTGTTGTATCAATTTCTGCTTGGCTGAGAAACTCCTGTGCCCCCAAGGGGAGGGAAATAAGAAGCCACAAGAGGACCTGTCGTTTCATAGGGTCTGCTCCTTTTCTTCTTCCAGAACATACAAATAGGTATTGTCCAGAATTTGAGTGGATTTTGCGCGGTGATAGTTTGAATTTATGATAACTGTGTCGTCTCCATCATCTCCAAATCGCGATATGTCTTCGGACAGGGTATGAAAGATGGGGGTGTCGTGATTTTCTGAGCGGTGGATTAAGAGCACCTCAACCCCATATTGTTCTGCCAGAGATGTGAGGCGTGACAAGGGGTATACCCCCGTACCGTAGAGTCGCAGATCCTTCTCTTTTTCCTGCAGTACCGTGCGATGATGGAAAAGAATGCGCGGTGGGGTCTCACTGCTTGTGCGAAAGGAGGTGGTCGTTGTGTCCGCGGGCAGGGTATCAGTATTGAATGACGAAAGAATAAGACCGGAAGAGTCTACCACAAGAAGAGAAAAGAGAGCGGGAAAGAGTTCTCCATAGTAGGTGGCACTCTGCCGAATAACCCGGGCAGCAGGGCGATTTTCTGCAAAATAAGAGAGCATGAAATCCCGATTTTGTCCCATGGCATATATTACTCGTTCCATGGTTTCGTGGAGGAGGTTTTCCTCACGGGCAATATGATACTCCATGGATTGCAGGGCAAGGAACAGTTTTTTTGATGTTGTGTCGGGTGAGGCGGGATGCTCGACAGATGCGAAAAAGCGACCGCTGTAGAGGCCCGCGCCAAAGGAGATGAGAATACAAAAAATAGAAGGAGTAATTTTTTCATAGAAACCTTTTTTTCTCAATTCCTGTGATCACATCTCTGCAATATATATATTAGTAGCCGCAAATTGGGTAATCTAATAGTAAGGAGATAGTATGAATATACGTACCGGTTCAAAAAACTCCATTGAAAACCGTGGAGAAAAGGTTGTGATGACCTGTTCCGTTTGTGGACAAGAGCGCAAGCCTATTCGTGTTATGGCTCTCAATGCAAAAAAATGGGGTATGAGTGTAAGTGTGGTTTGCTTGATCGAGCAGGGAATGTTATCGACCTGTAAATGCAGATCAGCTTGACTTCTTGTTCAAATCTGTAAAAAAGAGGAGTGATCCTCTTTTTTGCTTTTCTGGGGGTGAATACAGCGACCCTGTTTTTCTTGCATGTTCCGCGGGTCCTTCTTTTTGTGTTGCACCTTGAATCATGCTTCTCATGAGCTGGTGGTTCGGTCATACGTTCCGTGCGTGCCCAATCAATTTTGTGCAGGATACGGTGAATTACTCTATCCCGCGAAATATGCGGTACCGTTTCAGGGCAAAATTATCCGTCATACCACTGATGTAGTCCACGGCAAGCTGCAGCCGGCTGTAAAGGGAGTGATCGCTAAAGTGTTCATAGATAAAGCGATAATTGGAAGAGATCATATTATAGAGCCGTGGTTGTTTCGGATTCTTCTGTAACTCATCGCTGCTGACTGCTTCCACAAATTCATCAAGGAGGTAGTGGATGATATTAAAGCCAACCACCTCTTTTTCAATAATGGTTTTATGAGCAAAAATATGTTGTCCCAGATCTTTAAAGACCCGGCGAATGTTGGATGCCCAGGAGTTTTCCAAGAGGTCTTTGTTGTAGGTGCCGGCGCAGATTTCATCAATATGGGCGTAAAAAGTATCCACCGCGGCGGAAATCATAAAGCGTTGTACCACAATGCGAAAGCGTTGCACCGCCAGCTCAAGTTTGTTTTTGTAGCTCTGAGCAACATCGTTGTAGAGGTCGGTAAATAGGGTGATAAAGTCTGCATCCCGCTCTTGTTCAGACAGGGATATTGGCTGCAGGCCTTCTTCGAGAAATGTACGAATTTCCATATATCCGATCAATCCTTTTTTACAGGCATCTTCAATATCTGCAATGGAGTAGGCGATATCATCGGCTGCTTCGAGGAGAAAGGTGAGGGGGTAGCGTCCAGAGAGGGAGAATTCCCGGGCGATGTCTGCATAATCAGCTGCTTCAGATTGAAAATATCCGAATTTTTTGCGGAGGATTCCTCCCTCTGAGGTGTTTCCTTCAAGGGATGAACAGGGATATTTGACGATGGTTGCCAGTACAGCAAAGGTAAGGTTCATTCCTTCGCTATCCTTTATATAATGTAGTTTTCGAAGAACCCGAAAGGTTTGTACATTTCCGTCAAAATAGATAAAGTCGTGTTGCTGAGCAGGTGTTAGGGCATCTGCGCAAGTGAAGTTTGTGCGGAAAAAACGACGAAAGTAGTCTTGAATGGCCCATTCACCGAAATGGCCAAAGGGGGGATTGCCAATATCATGGACAAGTCCGGCCGTTGCAAGAATGGAAGGAATATGACCTCGTTTTTCGGGACTGAGTATACCCGCATCAATGAGGCGGTTTTCTACGCTCAGTCCAATTGACCGCCCAAGGGATGATACCTCTATGGAATGGGTAAGGCGGGTTCGAACAAAATCACCCTTGTCAAGCTGAAATACTTGGGTCTTGTCTTGCAGTCGGCGAAATGATGAAGAGAATACAACCCGTGAAAAATCATTTTCAAAGGGGTTCCGTTGATCCTCAGATGTTTGCATAGAACTGCGAAAGCGTCGATCCGTGAGGAACTGGTCAAAGCTGTTCATGGTGGGCTCCGAAAAAAGAACTCCCCCCAATATATGTTATGTGGGAGGGGGCGGTGTTACTGCCGTCTCAGCCGTCTTTTTTTTCGGTCAAATCCCTGTGAAATATCACGGATCAGAAAGAGAAAAAACAGGGTTACGAGTAGTATCGAAAAAATATTCATGGTTGACTCCTTGTGATATGTGTATGGGTAAAGTATAGGATACAGAGAAACGTGACGCAAGGTACATTTTTAGAACATGATTATATCTGTTCCAGTGTAATTACCAATCATGTATATTTATTATAAGATAATTGTAACGCAGTATGGGTATACAGGTACGTCAGTAGTACGAAAGAGTCAGAGAAACGTTTCTGTATTCTGCCCGCTGCACATTTGGAGGAGTAATCAATGAAGGCAATGCATATTGGAGACCTCACGGTTCCTGTGCCTATTGTTCAGGGAGGAATGGGCGTTGGCATCTCCTTGTCAGGCCTAGCAGCAGCAGTAGCTAATAACGGTGGTGTTGGGGTGATTTCCAGTGCTGGCTTGGGGTTAATATATAAAGATGCGTCAAAAAACTTTCTTCAAGCAAGTATCGATGGGCTGCGTGCTGAGCTACGAAAAGCACGAAAGCATACGAAAGGAGCTATTGGTGTAAATATCATGGTTGCTTTGAGTAATTTTGATGACATGGTACGTACATCGATAGAAGAGAAAGCCGACGTTATATTCTCCGGCGCGGGGCTTCCTCTGGATTTGCCAAAATTCCTTACCTCGGATAGTGTTACAAAATTGGTTCCCATCGTATCTTCCGCCAAGGGGCTCCGGGTCATTTGTCGCAAATGGAAGAGTAAATTTAACTATCTGCCCGATGCGGTCGTCGTAGAAGGTCCGAATGCGGGAGGGCATCTTGGTTTCAAACCCGAGCAACTTGATGATGCGAACTACTCCCTTGAGGAGCTGGTTGAAGCTGTTGTCCGTGAACGTGATCTCTGTACAGAGAAGTATGGGGTACGTTTTCCTGTTATTGCCGGTGGGGGGCTTTTTACGCGGGAAGATGTACGCGACATTCTTTCCCATGGTGCCGATGGCGTACAAATTGGAAGTCGTTTTGTAACAACCACAGAGTGCGACGCCCATGAGGATTTTAAACAACAGTATATCCAAGCGGAGGAGAAGGATGTTATGGTTATCCAAAGTCCCGTGGGGATGCCCGGAAGAGCCTTGAAAAACCGCTTTGTAGAAGAGGTTGAAGCTGGAGCGAGAAAGCCTACTGGGTGCCCCGTAAAATGCATTAAAACCTGCGATATCTCAAATACCCCGTACTGTATTATCTCCGCTTTGTACAATGCGTATCGTGGTAAGCTTGACCGAGGCTATGCCTTTTGTGGAAGCAAGGCGTATATGGCAGACCGAATTAGCAGTGTGGCAGAAGTTATGGATGATTTAAAACACGCCTTTGAATAACTCCTTGAAAAAGGGGTGGATCTCTCGAAGGTCTTGGCAGCGGTGAATTATGTCGTTGCCTTTTCATAATTGATAATGTATACTTCCTGTACCTATATTTTGAGAGGAGTACGCCGTGGAGCAACTGCGCACCGATTTGCGACGGGTAAAAGACCGGATTACTGATATGGAAGAGCAGGAAGCAACGGAGCTTCTTGAAAATATTGATGTACTGCTTGAGCATCCTGGAGAGCTCTCCTTTAAACACCATCGTATGATTGCAGAATCCCTGAAGCGTGCCCTAGAGCGCTTTGAATATGCGCACCCGCGTATCATCGATGAGCTGCGTACGATCATCACCTCCCTCAATGAAGCTGGTATTTAAAAACGGGAGCAACAACCACGATTTACAGGGGGCTCTGTGGACTTAGGGTTAACACAATCAGCGGAACTTCGCATGGAGCAACGGCTGTCTCAGCAGATGCTCCACTCCCTCGATCTATTGCAAGAAACAAACATTCAGTTGGAACAGCGCATAAGTCGTGAGCTCCTAGAAAATCCTTTCCTTGAAACAGATGACTCTCCTGCTGATCATGAGCCCGAGGATGAAAAAGAACCGCATGCTGAGGATCATGGAGAGCTTGATCTCTCCGAAGATTCCGCTGAAGTGCCCTATGCGCTTGAAGAGGGGTTGCAGTATTCCGACGATGGGGATGGGGGAATATCGCAGGAAGAACAGCAGGAGAAACGTGAATATTGGCATTCTCTCCAAACGTACGAAAGCTCTCTTGAAGAACATCTTCGTACACAGTTGCGTGAAAAGAGTGTGTCTCAAAAAATATGGCCACTCATGGAGTTTATCCTGGGAAGCCTTGATGAGCGGGGATATTTGCAGATACCCACTGAAGAGATTTGTGCCATAAGCGGTTTCTCTTTGGAGATGGTACAAGACGGAATCGCTCTGTTGCAGAGCCTTGAACCCGCAGGGGTTGGTGCGCGTGATCTTCAGGAGTGTCTTCTCCTTCAGCTTGCCCGCACACACGGTACAGACTCTGTGGAGTATCAAATTGTCGATTCATACTGGCAGTATTTTGAAAAACTCCAGCTGCCACGCCTTGCCCGTGAACTAGCCCTCTCCATTGAAGAGGTGACCCGTGCAAAAGAGGTGATAGCGTCCTTAGACCCAAAGCCGGGTATGCAGTATAGCCTTTCAGACTCTGATGAGTATGCCCCTCCTCCTGATCTTCGGGTAATAAAGCATAACGGTCGCTGGAAAAGCGTTCTCAACGACAGCTTTCTTCCGGATTTACGAATTAGCGAGCAGTATTCCGACCAGCTTCGGTATCGCAGTGATGAAAAGAGCGTGAAAAAATTTCTCCGGGAGAAGCGGGGGAGTGCCCAATGGCTCATCATGGCTGTTGAGCAGCGTAAACGATCCATGTTGAAAGTGATGGATGCCATTGTGGCTCATCAGAATGGCTTTTTTGATCAGGGGGACGAGAACGCCTTGCGTCCTCTTACATTGAAAGATATTGCGCAGGAGGTTGAGCTTCATCCATCCACGGTGAGCCGTGTAACAAATAATAAGTTTGTAGAAACTCCCTATGGAGTGTACGAACTAAAGTATTTTTTTGTTGCTTCCATGGGTGGAGGCACAGAGGTCGCCAATATTCGTATTCAAAATTTAGTGCGTGATCTCATCGCAGAGGAAGATCGAAAAAAACCTCTCTCTGATCAAAAGATTGCGAATCTATTAAAAGAACGTGGAGTAGAAGCAGCTCGACGCACTGTCGCAAAATATCGCGATAAATTGGGGATTCCCACAGCACGGCTTCGAAAAGAACATGCCTAGAAAACCATCTTTTCTTTCCATGCCAATCCCTCAGCGGGGATGTGCCCCACAGGTGGAGGCGAAGTTAGCGGAACAAGGAGTCTCCACCGTGTGTGTGTCCGCAGGATGTCCTAATCGTGCTCACTGCTTTTCGCAGGGTGAAGCGACGTTTCTTCTTCTTGGTCAGGGTTGTTCACGTAACTGCCTTTTTTGCGCCATGGGAGAAGAGGCGGTTACCCCGGTAGATGCAACTGAGCCACAGCGCGTGGCTCAGACGGTTGCCTCTCTCGAATTGTCCTATGTGGTCCTCACCTCTGTGACGCGGGATGATCTGCCCGACGGAGGAGCGGCACATATCTGCCAAACCGCCCGGGAAATCAGAGCCCATGCTCCGCACACACGAGTCGAGGCACTGCTTCCTGACTTTGGGGGATGCCGCCGTGCACTCTTTCTGGCAGCAACGGGTTCCTTTTCTATTGTGGGACATAATGTAGAAATGGTACCGTCGCTTTATACAAGATATCGCAGTGGAGGGGGCTTCCAGCGGTCTCTTTCTGTATTGCACGCCTTGGGCGAGCACGGTATCCCAACAAAGTCTGGTTTTATGGTTGGTCTTGGTGAGACGCAGGAAGAAGTCTTGTCTCTGATCTCCACTCTTTCGGACACGGGCATCTCCGTTCTTACGGCGGGCCAGTATCTTCCTGGGCGTCGTGGCGGAATCACACCGAAGCGATATGTGTCACCTGAGGAGTTTGAGATCTATGCAGCTCATGCGCAAGAGTGTGGTATTGCCAGTGTTCGCATGGGGCCGTATGTTCGCAGTTCTCTCAATGCGGCAGACTGTTTTCGGGAGATATGTAAATAAATATGGACTTTTATGCGAATTATAGTATTATATATATTTGGTTCCGGGTAAGCGAATTACCCGGACTTTAACAGGAGGTTTTCCATGAATGTACAAATTACGAAACGCCATGACAGACATCTTTCTCAGGAAACCAAAGACTTTATTGTTGCTGATGTTGAAGCGCTTCAGCGGTTTCACGATGGCATAAGTTCTGCCCATGTTATTCTTGATAAGGTGGAGCATAAGAGCGGTCCTGAGGATATTGTGGAAATTATTATCAATGCAGCTGGTGCAAATATCACAGCGAAGACCTCCAACCAAGAAGAGAACATGGTGAAGGCTTTCGATGAAACCTTGAGTAAGGTTGCCCGTCAGCTGAAGAAGAAAAATGAAAAAGAGAAGTCCCATAATTAGTTTTCTCATGGTATATTTCGTGTTATATATTACTGACAGCGCAAGCTGTCAGTACTTTTTTAGGAGAACTCTCTTTGCAGAGAAGAAAATCGGATTTTAGTGTTGGCCTCATAATCATCTTTGCTCTCATAACCCTCTTTGCTGGGGTTGTGTTTTTAAAAGATGTGAATTTGGGAACGCGCCACGTCACGTACACAGGACTGTTTTCAAATATCGGCGGATTGCAAGTAGGGGATCCTGTTTCGGTCAATGGGGTCAAGATGGGGTCGGTACGAAAGGTCTATCTGCGTGATGCCCGTGTGGCGGTTGTGTTTGCCTTGGAAGAAGGAGTTGCCTTCACCAATAAATCACAGATTACGGTGAAGAATGTCGGCCTTCTCGGCGAACGAAATCTTGAAGTAACCTTGAGCCCTCACGGTGAGCGGTACTCTCCAAATACAGAGAGGGATACCACCTTCGTTGACGGCCGTTTTGATAGTGGTATTGCTGAGGCTATCGGTATGTTTGGAGATATTCTACAACAGGCAACAGGCCTTGTAGATACTGTTGAGTTTCTCGTGAGCAATACCGTCGCATCGCCGGAGTTTCTTTCCTTCTTTGATACACAGTTGCAGCGTGTGGATGGTATAACCGAAAAAACAGAGGCGATTCTCGGAGAAAATCAGGGTGATATTGGGCATATTATTACAAATTTGCGTACAACCACTGAAACAGTGCGTCATATAGCCCGGGACAATGAAGAAAATATTCATGCCATTACGGAGAATTTTTCCCTCTTTTCTGAACGGGTTCTTTCTCTGGAAAAGCAGCTTGATACAACCATGCACAATATCTTCGATATTACGGAAGCCGTAAACTCAAAGGAAGGTACCGTGGGACAGCTGATACATGAGTCTGACTTGGCAGAGCAGTTACATGCCACCCTTCATTCACTCGATTCTCTTGTACAGGTGATTGATGATGATGGGTTGAAATTACTGATACGAATGGGTACACGACGACGATGGGAGCGTGAATAAATGCAGGAAATGAAATTTCGTGTCACCGCAAAGGATGGCATTCATGCCCGCCCTGCTGCGCAAATTGTAGAAACCGCACAGAAATTCTCTTCCGCCGTTGAATTTATAACAGCGGAAGCACGGGTGAATGCCAAGAGTATTATGGAAATCATGATGCTTTCGGCAGTGTACGGGACTGAGTTAGTGTTGCAGATTTCCGGAGATGATGAACAAACAGCTCTTGGAGAAATGACCACGTTACTCCTTCAAAATATTGCCGAAGCAGCATAAGGCGGCACTCCTTTTTTTTCACGATTCCATAAATCCTTCTTTATGGCACAGGATACATATATTTTACGTCTTTAATTGACGAAGGATATGCGTAAATGGATCAAGCAAAGATCAGAAATGTTGCAATAATTGCCCATGTGGACCATGGGAAGACCACCCTTGTGGATAAACTCTTTGAGCAGAGCGGTATGTTCTCTGCCCATGGCGGCTCTACGGAACGTCTTATGGATTCAATGGATATTGAGCAGGAGCGGGGCATAACGATTACCTCTAAAAGTGGTGGTTTTCGCTATAACGATTTTTATATCAATATTATAGATACACCGGGACACGCCGATTTCGGCGGACAGGTTGAACGGGTATTAAAAATGGCCTGTGGGGCAATTCTTGTGGTTGATGCGCAAGAGGGACCCATGCCTCAAACGTTTTTCGTATTAAAAAAAGCACTCGCCTTGGATATACCGATCATTGTTGCTATTAATAAAATAGATAAGCCTGCGGCACGTCCTGAGTGGGTATTGGATCAAGTTTTTGACCTTTTTGTAAAGCTGGAAGCGCCGGATGATATTCTCGATTTCCCCGTTGTCTATGTTTCTGCCAAAGAGGGATATGCCCTGCGGGATCCTGAGGATGAAGCACGTGATATGGCTCCGCTTCTTGAAATGATTACGGAGGAGCTCCCCCCACCTGCGGGAGATGCCCATGGCCCATTTCAGCTTCTTATTAGTTCCCTCGATTATTCTCCCTTTCTGGGGCGTCTTGCCATTGGAAAAATAACCAATGGTTCCGTTCAGATAAATGATGCCGTTGTGTTGTCACGTCGTGATGGACAGCTTGAGCCCACACGCATTAGTAAAATTTATAAATTTGAGAAAAATGAGAAAATTCCCGTAGAACAGGCATCCTGCGGTGATATTATTGCTGTAGCTGGTATGGACTCAGTTACCGTTGGAGAAACCTTTACCAGTAAGGAAAATCCCCTTCCTCTTGAGCCCATAGCCATTGATCCACCCACTATCTCTATGAATTTTATTCCCAATGATTCTCCCTTTGCAGGACAGGAAGGAACCTATGTCACCTCTCGCCATATTGGCGACCGTCTTCGCAAAGAGACGCTGTCTGATGTTGCCTTGCATGTGGAAGATCTTACCGATCGGGTTGGATTTAAGGTGTCGGGTCGGGGAGAGTTGCACCTCTCTATTTTAATTGAGACCATGCGTCGCGAGGGATATGAGCTACAGGTAACACGTCCGCAGGTTATCTATCACACTGATGCGGCGGGTAAGGTGACAGAGCCCTATGAAGAAGTGACCATCGATGTGAGTGAAGAGTTTAGCGGGGTGGTTATTGATAAGCTGAATCAGCGTAAAGGGAAAATGGTAAATATGCTGAAAATGGATGGTGGATTAACCCGGATAATTTTCCATATACCGACGCGGGGGCTTCTTGGGTATCGTTCTGAATTTATGACTGATACGCAGGGTATGGGTATGATGAACTATGTGTTTCATGAATATGGCCCGTACTGTGGAGAATTAAAAAATCGCCATAATGGCGCCATGGTTTCCATGGAAAAAAATTGCGTCTCCATAGCCTATGCCTTAGCAAATCTTCAGGAGCGGGGCACCCTTTTTATCGGGGCAGGAGAAAAGATTTATGCGGGGCAGATAATTGGTGAAAATAGCCGAAGTGCCACCTTAAAAGTGAATCCTGCTAAGGGCAAGAAATTGTCCAATGTGCGATCTTCTGGGGCTGACGATGCGGTTGTTCTCACGCAACCACGAAGAATGACCCTTGAAGACTGCATTGCGTGGATTAATGATGATGAATTGGTGGAGATTACTCCAGAGAATATACGCTTACGAAAAATGACGATGTCAAAATAGAGAGGGAGTTACTATGAGGACCTTGGATATGCTTCCGGAAACACCCCGGAAAAAAACGAAGATTGTTGCTACTATTTCTGACAAGAACTGTAGTACGGAGTTCATTACCGAGCTTTACAAAAACGGTTTAAATGTGGTGCGTATTAATACTGCGCACCAAACACCGGAGGTTTCCAAGGAAGTCATAGATAATGTGCGGAAGGTTTCGGAGAAGATTGCTATTATGATCGATACAAAGGGGCCTGAGGTTCGTACTACCGCTGCCGATGAGGAGATTCCTGTGGAGACCGGAGATACGGTGTACTTTGCGGGACGACCAAATACCCCCTTTTCTGGTGATACGGTTAATGTTTCCTATACACATTTTGTTGAAGAAATCCCCGTGGGAAGTCATATTTTGATTGATGATGGAGAACTTACCTTTGTGGTAAACTCCCGTGAAGGGGATCGCCTTTCCTGTGTTGCTTTAAATCAAGGGGTTGTTCGGGGTAAAAAGAGTGTTAATGTGCCCAATGTGCACTTGCATCTCCCAACCCTTACAGAGAAGGATAAGCAGTTTCTTCGCTTTGCCGTGGAAGAGGAAGTCGATTTTATTGCCCACTCCTTTGTGCGTAACAAACAGGATTTACTTAATGTTAAGTCCTATTTAGCAGGCCAAAAGAACTGTTGTCGTATTATCTCCAAGATTGAAAATCAGGAGGGAGTTGATAACATTGATGAGATTTTGGATCACTCCTACGGTATTATGATTGCTCGGGGTGATCTTGCCGTAGAAATTCCTCGTGAGCGGATTCCTTCAATTCAGAAAAAGCTTATTAAAAAATGTATTACCAAGCGAAAACCTGTTATCATTGCAACACAGATGCTACACTCCATGCTCTCAAATCCAAGTCCAACCCGGGCAGAGGTAAGTGACGTGGCGAATGCGATTTATGATGAAGCAGATGCTGTGATGCTGAGCGGAGAAACGGCCAATGGAAAATATCCAGTAGAGTCTATCCGGGTAATGTGTGATATTGCTGTTGAGGTAGAAAAGGACTTACAGCCCTTTTCAGATATTCATCCCATAACCTTAAATACAGAGGTCTCTGCGTATTTATGTAAATCGGCCATTGAATCGGCAAACCGTCTCAATGCAAAGGCGATTATTGCAGATACGGCCAGTGGGAGAACCGTGAGAAATCTTGCGGGATATCGGGGAAATACGCCTATTTATGCTCTGTGTTACAATGATCATATTGTCCGCAGTCTTGCTCTTTCCTTTGGGGTTACTCCCTACTTCTTCGATGGAAGTACACAGCCGGTAACGGATCGTGCCTTAAAAAATGCCATGAAACGTCTTGCGTATCACTTTAATTTTGCAGAAGATGACTACCTCGTTATACTTTCTGGAAATTACGGCGCTCAAGTTGGAGCTTCCTATATTGGTATTACCACTACGGCAGAGCTTGAAAATGATGTGTTTATTCGGAGAGATTAAACTCTCTACTCGGCTTCTTTACTGAGGAGGTTTGTAACCATCTCGATAAGCTGCTCATTGTCAAAGGGTTTTTTCAGGGTACAATCTACCTCAAGCTCTTTTGCAAGATCAAGATAGCGTTCTGCTTCAATTCTTCCACCACCAGAGATGGCGATGAGAGGTATATCCTTATTTTGTTCCCGGATGGTCATGATAATTTCCATACCTTCAACTTGGGGCATAATAATGTCGGTTATCACGAGATCAAACCGTTCTTGAGAGAAGAGCTCAAGGGCTTTTTGTCCATCTTCCATGGTAACCACATCATAGCTATTTCCAAGAAGCTTTTCCATAATAGTCAAGATAAGCGGGTCGTCTTCAATTACAAGAATTCGTTGCTGCATACTCTGTCCCCCTGTTACGGTGTTTTTTAGTCTGCTCGAATGAGCTCATTGTGATACCGCTCCCACTGTCGTTTATTGCGATGAAAGCGATACTTTCGTCGTATTTTAAAGGTAATTGGTTCAATATCCATATGATAAAAGTCAACGACCGCTCGAAATTGAAACAACGAGCGATCGCCATACTCACTGGTTTCTACAATCTTAAAATATGGCTCGGCGTGGAGGGCTTTGGGGTTTGTTGTGGCAACGATGTGTTCTAAATCGCTTTCACAAAGCCGGAGAAGGGCCTCCTTGGCAAAGTCTGCGCGCTGGGCAGTAGAAGAGCACGCTCCGAACAAAAGTAACAGAGATACTACGAGAGTGTGTCTCATTTGTATTGCTCCTCATGGCGTATATTCATCTTTGTTTTGGTATCATAGAGATGAAGGCGATTTCCCGGTATAAGAATTGATTGGAGATCTCCACGGGATACGTGGCGTGAACGATGTACGAAAAAACGAATCGTTGTTGCGTCGTTTTTACCTGCCCGTGCAATAATAAGACTTCTATCTCCGGGAGTTTCTGTCATTTCCACACGGACAGAAATCTCTGTGGAAAGATTTGCAACACTGCTGTTTGTTTCTGTTTTTAAGCGAATATCCTGAGGGCGTATAGAGGCAAGTACCTCCACTCCATCGTACTTTTGTAGGGCGGGAGAATCACCAAGGGCAACCCGAATTGGACCAATGGATGAATGGAGAATTGCATCTTTTCCATCCGTTTTGAGGGTTCCTGTGAGGGTGTTTGTTACAGGGCTCCCAATGAAACAGGCGGCATTATAGGTTGCGGGACTATCATAGAGTACCGATGGCTTATCGTATTGTTCTACCTGTCCATTACGCATAACCGCAATG
Above is a genomic segment from Chitinivibrio alkaliphilus ACht1 containing:
- the typA gene encoding translational GTPase TypA; amino-acid sequence: MDQAKIRNVAIIAHVDHGKTTLVDKLFEQSGMFSAHGGSTERLMDSMDIEQERGITITSKSGGFRYNDFYINIIDTPGHADFGGQVERVLKMACGAILVVDAQEGPMPQTFFVLKKALALDIPIIVAINKIDKPAARPEWVLDQVFDLFVKLEAPDDILDFPVVYVSAKEGYALRDPEDEARDMAPLLEMITEELPPPAGDAHGPFQLLISSLDYSPFLGRLAIGKITNGSVQINDAVVLSRRDGQLEPTRISKIYKFEKNEKIPVEQASCGDIIAVAGMDSVTVGETFTSKENPLPLEPIAIDPPTISMNFIPNDSPFAGQEGTYVTSRHIGDRLRKETLSDVALHVEDLTDRVGFKVSGRGELHLSILIETMRREGYELQVTRPQVIYHTDAAGKVTEPYEEVTIDVSEEFSGVVIDKLNQRKGKMVNMLKMDGGLTRIIFHIPTRGLLGYRSEFMTDTQGMGMMNYVFHEYGPYCGELKNRHNGAMVSMEKNCVSIAYALANLQERGTLFIGAGEKIYAGQIIGENSRSATLKVNPAKGKKLSNVRSSGADDAVVLTQPRRMTLEDCIAWINDDELVEITPENIRLRKMTMSK
- the pyk gene encoding pyruvate kinase, with the translated sequence MRTLDMLPETPRKKTKIVATISDKNCSTEFITELYKNGLNVVRINTAHQTPEVSKEVIDNVRKVSEKIAIMIDTKGPEVRTTAADEEIPVETGDTVYFAGRPNTPFSGDTVNVSYTHFVEEIPVGSHILIDDGELTFVVNSREGDRLSCVALNQGVVRGKKSVNVPNVHLHLPTLTEKDKQFLRFAVEEEVDFIAHSFVRNKQDLLNVKSYLAGQKNCCRIISKIENQEGVDNIDEILDHSYGIMIARGDLAVEIPRERIPSIQKKLIKKCITKRKPVIIATQMLHSMLSNPSPTRAEVSDVANAIYDEADAVMLSGETANGKYPVESIRVMCDIAVEVEKDLQPFSDIHPITLNTEVSAYLCKSAIESANRLNAKAIIADTASGRTVRNLAGYRGNTPIYALCYNDHIVRSLALSFGVTPYFFDGSTQPVTDRALKNAMKRLAYHFNFAEDDYLVILSGNYGAQVGASYIGITTTAELENDVFIRRD
- a CDS encoding response regulator, with protein sequence MQQRILVIEDDPLILTIMEKLLGNSYDVVTMEDGQKALELFSQERFDLVITDIIMPQVEGMEIIMTIREQNKDIPLIAISGGGRIEAERYLDLAKELEVDCTLKKPFDNEQLIEMVTNLLSKEAE